A single genomic interval of Brevundimonas diminuta harbors:
- a CDS encoding M1 family metallopeptidase: MTRKALGLVSALALAAAMGLSACSTTTGGSAMTPPAIAPAPGPEAVDVHTHARPEIARVVDVALDLTADFNAKTLAGTATLDILAIPGANEIVLDIRDLDIQDVRDAAGQPLRYVVGDNDAVLGQPLTVYFPAFAANERRKITIRYSTRPNAAALQWLNPSQTAGGQKPYLFSQGQAILTRTWVPTQDSPGIRQTYSARITAPEDLTVVMSADHLTPNGERAANGMKTWRFRMDNPIPPYLIALGVGDIAFAPFDGRTGVWTEPSRLRAAQSELEPTAQMVTAAEKLYGPYRWGRYDLLVLPPSFPFGGMENPKLTFATPTIIAGDRSLVSLVAHELAHSWSGNLVTNATWNDFWLNEGFTVYFENRIMESVYGHDRAMQEQVLGWDSLQDTLKSLPAADTRLHLDLKGRDPDDGMNDIAYEKGALFLRTIERTVGRDRFDAWLRGYFDRNAYRPMTTAMFLQDIRDNLIKGDAALESQLQMDAWVYQPGLPSNAVAPVSHAFEPVDAAAVAFFKDKGPASAIPWADWNTQQRQRFLGWRPEGLRTGADWLTNAQLDDLERTLNLANEGNAELTFAWLQIALAHRYQPSVATAETFLTSQGRRKFVLPLFQTLWNEGDWGRANARRIYAEARPLYHPVTSGSVDQLVGRP, from the coding sequence ATGACGCGCAAAGCGCTCGGTCTCGTCTCCGCCCTCGCCCTGGCCGCCGCCATGGGCCTGAGCGCCTGCTCCACCACGACGGGAGGGTCGGCCATGACCCCGCCCGCCATCGCCCCGGCGCCCGGTCCCGAAGCGGTGGACGTCCACACCCACGCCCGGCCCGAGATCGCCCGCGTCGTCGATGTGGCCCTGGACCTGACCGCCGACTTCAACGCCAAGACCCTGGCGGGCACGGCGACCCTGGACATCCTGGCGATCCCGGGCGCCAACGAGATCGTGCTGGATATCCGCGACCTGGACATTCAGGACGTGCGCGACGCGGCGGGCCAGCCGCTGCGCTATGTGGTGGGCGACAACGACGCCGTCCTGGGCCAGCCGCTGACGGTCTATTTTCCGGCCTTCGCCGCCAATGAGCGACGCAAGATCACCATCCGCTATTCGACCCGCCCCAACGCAGCGGCGCTGCAATGGCTGAACCCCAGCCAGACGGCGGGCGGACAAAAGCCCTATCTGTTCAGCCAGGGCCAGGCGATCCTGACCCGCACCTGGGTGCCGACCCAGGACAGCCCCGGCATCCGTCAGACCTATTCGGCCCGCATCACCGCGCCCGAAGACCTGACGGTGGTCATGAGCGCCGATCACCTGACGCCCAACGGCGAGCGGGCCGCAAACGGGATGAAGACCTGGCGCTTCCGGATGGACAATCCGATCCCGCCCTATCTGATCGCGCTGGGCGTCGGCGACATCGCCTTTGCGCCGTTCGACGGCCGCACCGGGGTGTGGACCGAGCCCAGCCGCCTGCGCGCCGCCCAATCGGAGCTGGAACCGACCGCCCAGATGGTGACCGCGGCCGAGAAGCTGTACGGCCCGTATCGCTGGGGCCGCTACGACCTTCTGGTCCTGCCGCCCTCCTTCCCGTTCGGCGGGATGGAGAACCCGAAACTGACCTTCGCCACCCCGACGATCATCGCCGGCGATCGCTCGCTGGTGTCGCTGGTCGCGCACGAACTGGCGCACTCCTGGTCGGGCAATCTGGTCACCAACGCGACCTGGAACGACTTCTGGCTGAACGAGGGCTTCACCGTCTATTTCGAGAACCGGATCATGGAGTCAGTCTATGGCCATGACCGCGCCATGCAGGAGCAGGTGCTGGGCTGGGACAGCCTTCAGGACACGCTGAAGTCCCTGCCGGCGGCGGACACCCGCCTGCATCTGGACCTGAAGGGCCGCGACCCCGACGACGGTATGAACGACATCGCCTATGAGAAGGGCGCCCTGTTCCTGCGGACCATCGAACGCACCGTCGGGAGGGATCGGTTCGACGCCTGGCTGCGCGGCTATTTCGACCGCAACGCCTATCGTCCGATGACCACGGCCATGTTCCTGCAAGACATCCGCGACAACCTGATCAAGGGCGACGCGGCGCTGGAAAGCCAGTTGCAGATGGACGCCTGGGTCTATCAGCCTGGCCTGCCGTCCAACGCCGTCGCGCCGGTGTCTCACGCCTTCGAGCCGGTGGACGCGGCCGCCGTGGCCTTCTTCAAGGACAAGGGACCGGCCTCGGCCATTCCGTGGGCGGACTGGAACACCCAGCAGCGGCAGCGCTTCCTGGGCTGGCGTCCCGAGGGCCTGCGGACGGGCGCCGACTGGCTGACAAACGCGCAGCTGGACGATCTGGAGCGCACGCTGAACCTGGCGAACGAAGGCAACGCCGAACTGACCTTCGCCTGGCTGCAGATCGCCCTGGCCCATCGCTATCAGCCGTCGGTCGCCACGGCCGAGACGTTCCTGACCAGCCAGGGCCGGCGCAAGTTCGTCCTGCCGCTGTTCCAGACCCTGTGGAACGAGGGCGACTGGGGCCGCGCCAACGCCCGTCGCATCTACGCCGAGGCCCGGCCGCTCTATCACCCGGTCACCAGCGGTTCGGTCGATCAGTTGGTCGGACGGCCGTAA
- a CDS encoding metallophosphoesterase family protein, with protein sequence MGRVLQFSDIHFGCEHKRACAAALEYAHATPNDLVLITGDITQKGFPDEFKAAGEWMRAMPEPRFVIVGNHDVPYWDAIARVFHPWRAFETATGYPAHDGQFCSDAVMVRGVVTARGWQARPNWSKGVIDLDQTRRAAEALRQAPIGALRILACHHPLIEMVGTPMTGDVKRGDEAALIFAEAGVDLIMTGHVHVPFAMPIPLADRCSYAVGCGTLSHRERGSPPGFNQIDWDAKTITVTALAWDGTRYSSQQVWRLPRRQDTRKAATAPRPDRPGALEKAVVAPAS encoded by the coding sequence GTGGGGCGCGTTCTTCAGTTTTCCGACATCCATTTCGGCTGCGAGCACAAACGCGCCTGCGCCGCCGCTCTGGAATACGCCCACGCCACGCCCAACGACTTAGTGCTGATCACCGGCGACATCACCCAGAAGGGCTTCCCCGACGAGTTCAAGGCCGCCGGCGAATGGATGCGGGCCATGCCCGAGCCGCGCTTCGTCATCGTCGGCAATCACGACGTGCCCTACTGGGACGCCATCGCGCGGGTCTTCCACCCTTGGCGGGCGTTCGAGACCGCGACTGGCTATCCAGCCCACGACGGCCAGTTCTGCAGCGATGCGGTCATGGTGCGCGGCGTGGTCACCGCGCGCGGCTGGCAGGCGCGGCCCAACTGGTCCAAGGGCGTCATCGACCTGGACCAGACGCGGCGTGCGGCCGAGGCCCTGCGTCAGGCGCCGATCGGCGCGCTGCGGATCCTGGCCTGCCATCATCCGCTGATCGAGATGGTCGGCACGCCGATGACCGGCGACGTCAAGCGCGGCGACGAGGCGGCTCTGATCTTCGCCGAGGCGGGGGTCGATTTGATCATGACCGGCCACGTCCATGTGCCGTTCGCCATGCCGATCCCGCTGGCGGATCGCTGCTCCTACGCCGTCGGCTGCGGAACCCTGTCGCACCGCGAGCGGGGGTCGCCCCCCGGCTTCAACCAGATCGACTGGGACGCCAAGACCATCACGGTCACGGCCCTGGCCTGGGATGGGACGCGCTACAGCTCGCAACAGGTCTGGCGTCTGCCGCGCCGTCAGGACACGCGCAAGGCCGCCACCGCCCCCCGGCCGGACAGGCCCGGCGCGCTGGAGAAGGCGGTGGTCGCCCCGGCGTCCTAG
- a CDS encoding multidrug effflux MFS transporter: MTAHLARMSSYLASAPAKKELGFVEFVCLIALMMALNALAIDSMLPALPHIGADLKVATDNDRQWVVTAYLLGFGGAQLFYGPLADRFGRKPVLLFGVGVYVMFSLLATLAPTFETLIMARVGQGLGSACTRVLAVSIVRDRYEGRTMARVMSFSFLVFLGVPILAPSLGQMIMLVGPWRWIFAGLGLIGVGLIVWASLRLPETLKPEDRLPIQVKRLASAYKIALTDRTAVGYTLAMTAITGALFGFINSSQQIFADVFHAEAAFPAIFALIAGGIAVASIVNARLVVKLGSRRISHTALIGFTSIAAIHAVVAISGHESIWTFAVLQTLTMFCFGLIAGNFGSMAMETMGKIAGTAASIQGFVSTIVGSLLGFAVGQQFNGTTIPMSVGFTVFGLVALGWVLFAERGRLFRAHHAPVAAKA; encoded by the coding sequence ATGACGGCGCATCTGGCCCGGATGTCTTCTTACCTTGCGTCAGCGCCCGCCAAGAAGGAACTCGGCTTCGTCGAGTTCGTCTGTCTCATCGCCTTGATGATGGCGCTGAATGCGCTGGCGATCGATTCCATGTTGCCGGCCCTGCCGCACATCGGCGCCGACTTGAAGGTGGCGACCGACAACGACCGGCAATGGGTGGTGACGGCCTATCTGCTGGGCTTCGGCGGGGCGCAGCTGTTCTACGGTCCGTTGGCGGATCGGTTCGGCCGAAAACCCGTCCTGCTGTTCGGCGTCGGCGTCTATGTGATGTTCAGCCTGCTGGCGACCCTGGCGCCGACCTTCGAGACGCTCATCATGGCCCGCGTCGGCCAGGGTCTGGGCAGCGCCTGCACCCGCGTGCTGGCCGTCTCCATCGTGCGCGATCGGTATGAGGGGCGCACCATGGCGCGGGTCATGTCGTTCAGCTTCCTGGTATTCCTGGGCGTGCCGATCCTGGCGCCGTCGCTGGGTCAGATGATCATGCTGGTCGGGCCGTGGCGCTGGATATTCGCCGGGCTGGGCCTGATCGGGGTCGGCCTGATCGTCTGGGCGTCGTTGCGTCTGCCCGAGACGCTGAAGCCCGAGGATCGCCTGCCGATTCAGGTCAAGCGGCTGGCCTCGGCCTACAAGATCGCCCTGACCGATCGCACCGCCGTCGGCTACACCTTGGCCATGACGGCGATCACCGGGGCCCTGTTCGGCTTCATCAACTCGTCGCAGCAGATCTTCGCCGACGTCTTTCACGCCGAGGCGGCGTTTCCGGCCATCTTCGCCCTGATCGCAGGCGGCATCGCCGTGGCCTCGATCGTCAATGCGCGACTGGTGGTCAAGCTGGGCTCGCGCAGGATTTCGCACACCGCCCTGATCGGCTTCACCAGCATCGCGGCCATCCATGCGGTGGTGGCGATCAGCGGCCATGAATCGATCTGGACCTTTGCGGTGCTGCAGACCCTGACCATGTTCTGCTTCGGCCTGATCGCAGGCAATTTCGGATCGATGGCGATGGAGACGATGGGCAAGATCGCGGGCACCGCCGCCTCGATCCAGGGCTTCGTCTCCACCATCGTCGGCTCGCTGCTGGGCTTTGCGGTGGGCCAACAGTTCAACGGCACCACCATTCCGATGTCGGTCGGCTTCACTGTCTTTGGCTTGGTCGCCCTGGGCTGGGTGCTGTTCGCCGAGCGGGGACGGCTGTTCCGGGCCCATCACGCGCCGGTCGCCGCCAAGGCTTGA
- a CDS encoding DUF488 domain-containing protein, with protein sequence MKLFTIGYEGATQADVIARLKTAGVQTLVDVRAVAASRRAGFSKTILGESLKAEGIDYVHLRGLGTPKAGRDAARKGRVDEMRAIFADHLAEPQAQIEYERLKALAADKPVALLCFEADHAGCHRAVLAERLSAETGAAVVVL encoded by the coding sequence ATGAAGCTTTTCACCATTGGCTACGAGGGCGCGACCCAGGCCGACGTCATCGCGCGGCTGAAGACGGCCGGCGTGCAGACCCTGGTCGATGTCCGGGCGGTCGCCGCATCCCGCCGCGCCGGCTTTTCCAAGACGATCCTGGGTGAGAGCCTAAAGGCCGAAGGGATCGACTATGTCCACCTGCGCGGGCTGGGCACACCCAAGGCGGGACGTGACGCGGCGCGCAAGGGCCGTGTCGACGAGATGCGCGCCATCTTCGCCGATCATCTGGCCGAACCCCAGGCGCAGATCGAGTACGAGCGGCTGAAGGCGCTGGCGGCCGACAAACCCGTCGCCCTGCTGTGCTTCGAGGCCGACCACGCCGGCTGCCACCGCGCCGTCCTGGCGGAACGGCTGTCGGCGGAAACCGGCGCGGCGGTCGTGGTCCTCTAG
- a CDS encoding AMP nucleosidase, with amino-acid sequence MTEQMTAQAALDRLETLYTQSVTNLRDAVRDFVNTGARPDPVKRAEGVFAYPELRIRWDGDRPQDLEPRAYARLSRQGSYSTTVTRPDLFRPYLTEQLGLLEQEYNATFEIGVSRQEIPFPYVTDGLEVALDRSMTAALARWFPTTDLAHIGDEIADGLFEMGGDFPLSHFDGLRTDFSLARLKHYTGTPVDDVQSYVLFTNYNRYVDEFVRWAIEQLRTPGSPYQTLSCAGGVVITRDTPNPEAAISDTAWKKHQMPAYHLTAPGHKGVTLVNIGVGPSNAKTITDHLAVTRPHVWLMIGHCGGLRASQTIGDYVLAHAYLRDDHVLDAVLPPDIPIPSIAEVQRALYDATKSVSGMPGDEVKLRLRTGTVVTTDDRNWELRYSKSALRFNQSRAVAIDMESATIAAQGYRFRVPYGTLLCVSDKPLHGEIKLPGQANRFYEGSISEHLQIGIQAVDLMRNEGSKLHSRKLRAFDEPPFR; translated from the coding sequence ATGACAGAACAGATGACAGCACAGGCGGCGCTGGACCGCCTCGAAACCCTCTACACCCAATCCGTGACCAATCTGCGCGACGCCGTGCGGGATTTCGTCAACACCGGCGCGCGGCCCGATCCGGTCAAACGCGCCGAAGGGGTGTTCGCCTATCCCGAACTTCGCATCCGCTGGGACGGGGATCGCCCCCAGGACCTGGAGCCGCGCGCCTACGCCCGGCTATCTAGACAGGGCAGCTATTCGACCACGGTCACGCGACCGGACCTGTTCCGCCCCTATCTGACCGAACAGCTGGGTCTGCTGGAACAGGAATATAATGCGACTTTCGAGATCGGCGTCTCGCGCCAGGAAATCCCGTTCCCCTATGTGACCGACGGGCTGGAGGTCGCGCTGGACCGGTCGATGACGGCGGCCCTGGCGCGCTGGTTCCCGACGACGGACCTGGCCCATATCGGCGACGAGATCGCCGACGGCCTGTTCGAAATGGGCGGCGACTTCCCCCTGTCGCACTTCGACGGCCTGCGGACCGACTTCTCGCTGGCGCGGCTGAAACATTACACCGGCACGCCGGTGGACGACGTTCAGTCCTATGTCCTGTTCACCAACTACAATCGTTACGTCGATGAGTTCGTGCGCTGGGCCATCGAGCAGCTTCGAACGCCCGGCTCGCCGTATCAGACCCTGTCCTGCGCCGGCGGCGTGGTGATCACGCGCGACACACCCAACCCCGAGGCGGCGATCAGCGACACGGCCTGGAAGAAGCACCAGATGCCGGCCTATCACCTGACCGCGCCGGGCCATAAGGGCGTGACCCTGGTCAACATCGGCGTCGGCCCGTCCAACGCCAAGACGATCACGGATCACCTGGCCGTCACCCGCCCGCATGTCTGGCTGATGATCGGTCACTGCGGAGGTCTGCGCGCCAGCCAGACCATCGGCGACTATGTGCTGGCTCACGCCTATCTGCGCGACGATCACGTGCTGGACGCGGTGTTGCCGCCCGACATTCCGATCCCGTCGATCGCCGAGGTCCAGCGCGCGCTCTATGACGCCACCAAGTCGGTCAGCGGCATGCCGGGCGACGAGGTCAAGCTGCGCCTGCGCACCGGCACCGTCGTCACCACCGACGACCGGAACTGGGAGCTGCGCTATTCCAAATCGGCCCTGCGCTTCAACCAGTCCAGAGCCGTCGCCATCGACATGGAAAGCGCCACCATCGCAGCCCAGGGCTATCGCTTCCGCGTGCCCTACGGCACGCTGCTCTGCGTGTCGGACAAGCCGCTGCACGGCGAGATCAAACTGCCGGGTCAGGCCAACCGCTTCTACGAAGGTTCGATCTCCGAACACCTGCAGATCGGCATTCAGGCGGTGGACCTGATGCGCAACGAAGGCTCCAAGCTGCACTCGCGCAAACTGCGCGCCTTCGACGAGCCGCCTTTCCGCTAA